A section of the Pedobacter sp. HDW13 genome encodes:
- a CDS encoding OsmC family protein, whose product MKRNATAVWQGSIKEGAGNITTQSTTLNNTQYSFNSRFAEGVGTNPEELIAAAHAGCFTMKLSANLTEAGFTADKLETKCEINLDPSKGEIVESHLTLTASVPGLSQDKFDELVADAEKNCPISKLLNTTITIDATLA is encoded by the coding sequence ATGAAAAGAAATGCAACGGCCGTTTGGCAAGGTTCTATTAAAGAGGGTGCTGGCAATATTACCACGCAAAGCACAACTTTAAACAATACACAATATTCTTTTAATTCGCGCTTTGCGGAAGGTGTGGGTACCAACCCTGAAGAATTAATTGCAGCGGCACATGCCGGATGTTTCACCATGAAATTATCTGCTAACTTAACCGAAGCAGGTTTTACTGCAGATAAACTGGAAACCAAATGTGAGATTAACCTCGATCCTTCAAAAGGAGAGATTGTAGAATCGCATTTAACATTAACAGCTTCGGTACCGGGCTTATCGCAAGATAAATTTGACGAATTGGTGGCTGATGCAGAAAAAAATTGCCCGATCTCTAAATTGTTAAACACCACCATTACGATTGATGCTACTTTAGCATAA
- a CDS encoding PH domain-containing protein translates to MISIDRFLSDEQDPKAVEKVIGKLNDLLTTGEELLYLAVQKKPAVNLLPDSIAISNKRIFYCEPGNLGLTMNFKDISWKSIKEVSFKEEFFGSKFICVPQHGENIVTEFIPKVQARKLHQAANQQLEEYKEMLRQQKLEENRATASPINLNAQPFAEIPAPAPEPEQPVIQIAEVVEEAEDETTLKLRKLKTLYDKHLITQEEYEAKKANILDSL, encoded by the coding sequence ATGATTAGTATAGATAGATTTCTAAGCGACGAACAAGACCCAAAAGCGGTTGAAAAGGTGATTGGAAAATTAAACGATCTTTTAACTACAGGCGAAGAGCTTTTATATTTAGCTGTGCAGAAAAAGCCAGCTGTAAACTTGTTACCCGATAGCATTGCCATTTCGAACAAAAGGATTTTTTACTGCGAACCGGGCAACCTGGGTTTAACCATGAATTTTAAAGATATTTCATGGAAAAGCATTAAAGAAGTTTCGTTTAAAGAAGAGTTTTTCGGTTCTAAATTTATCTGTGTGCCACAACACGGCGAAAATATTGTAACCGAATTTATTCCTAAAGTACAGGCACGCAAATTACACCAGGCGGCTAATCAGCAGTTAGAAGAGTATAAAGAAATGTTGCGTCAGCAAAAATTGGAAGAAAACCGTGCAACAGCCTCTCCCATTAATTTAAATGCACAGCCATTTGCCGAAATTCCTGCCCCGGCGCCAGAACCTGAGCAACCGGTTATCCAAATTGCCGAAGTGGTAGAAGAAGCTGAAGATGAAACAACATTAAAGCTACGCAAGCTTAAAACTTTGTACGATAAACACCTGATTACACAAGAAGAGTACGAAGCCAAAAAAGCAAATATTTTAGATAGTTTATAA
- a CDS encoding porin family protein, with protein sequence MKRISTILILSLLSFGAWAQNSTLTSYGFRLGLTATPTVGWIKPEQGKTNGVALGFSYGLIGDFNFAPNYSFSTALTITSINGKSTEVNVMPYNGTSSSSNPVAYDLKYKFQYIEVPLTVKLKTLKTDGKRWFGQFGLSNGFNISAKQDAVRNGTQVGDNQNISDWRKFYRAGLIIGGGGEFDVSGNTSILAGLTFNNGFTNIATDGSRNVKNHYLALNFGVFF encoded by the coding sequence ATGAAAAGAATATCGACCATTTTAATTTTATCACTTTTAAGTTTCGGCGCCTGGGCGCAAAATTCTACCTTAACCAGTTACGGTTTCAGGTTGGGGCTAACTGCTACGCCAACCGTTGGATGGATTAAACCAGAACAGGGAAAAACGAATGGGGTGGCTTTAGGGTTCTCTTACGGTTTAATAGGAGATTTTAATTTCGCTCCGAATTACAGTTTTTCTACGGCTTTAACCATTACCAGCATAAACGGTAAAAGTACCGAAGTAAATGTAATGCCCTATAATGGAACCAGTAGTTCATCTAATCCCGTGGCCTACGACTTAAAATATAAATTTCAATACATTGAAGTACCACTTACAGTAAAACTTAAAACCCTTAAAACCGATGGTAAGCGTTGGTTTGGCCAGTTTGGTTTATCAAATGGATTTAATATCAGTGCAAAGCAAGATGCTGTAAGGAACGGAACCCAGGTTGGTGATAACCAGAATATTTCTGACTGGAGAAAATTTTATAGAGCCGGTTTAATTATTGGTGGTGGAGGCGAATTTGATGTTTCGGGTAACACCAGCATTTTAGCCGGTTTAACTTTTAACAATGGTTTTACCAATATCGCAACAGATGGCAGCCGAAATGTTAAAAACCATTATCTGGCGCTTAATTTCGGTGTATTCTTCTAA
- a CDS encoding NAD+ synthase produces MKIALAQLNYHIGNFEANTQKITEHIQLAKDKGADLVVFAELAICGYPPRDFLEFDEFIMLCENAVQEIAKHCTDIACIVGLPIKNEVLQGKDLFNAAYFIEGGQVNGVVRKALLPTYDVFDEYRYFEPATQFGCIDFKGKKIALTICEDLWNINDNPLYVSNPMDELIKEKPDLMINIAASPFSYTHDDERIKVLSDNAKKYHLPVFYVNQVGAQTEIIFDGGSLVFDADGTMKAEMKYFEEDLQVFDLDEVEHVRNKYPQAERLSDIEQIHDAIILGIKDYFRKSGFSKAVLGLSGGIDSAVVCALACRALGAENVMAVLMPSKFSSDHSVQDALDLVNNIGCMHEIIPIKEVAEAFDQIMASAFNGLPFNLAEENIQARIRGIINMAMSNKFGYILLNTSNKSECAVGYGTLYGDMCGAIGVIGDVYKMQVFELARYINKESEIIPLNTIVKPPSAELRPDQKDSDSLPEYEILDKILYQHIEKKQGSKAIVAQGFDAALVQRILKMVNIAEFKRYQTPPILRVSPKAFGMGRRMPIVGKYMA; encoded by the coding sequence ATGAAAATCGCTTTAGCCCAACTCAATTACCACATCGGAAACTTTGAGGCCAACACCCAAAAAATAACCGAACATATCCAACTGGCCAAAGATAAAGGTGCCGATCTGGTTGTTTTTGCTGAATTGGCGATTTGTGGTTATCCGCCAAGGGATTTTTTAGAGTTTGACGAGTTTATTATGCTTTGCGAAAATGCAGTGCAGGAAATAGCGAAGCATTGTACTGATATTGCCTGTATTGTTGGCTTGCCGATAAAAAATGAAGTACTTCAGGGTAAGGATTTGTTTAATGCAGCTTATTTTATAGAAGGTGGGCAAGTAAATGGTGTAGTAAGAAAAGCCCTTTTACCTACTTATGATGTATTTGATGAGTACCGATATTTTGAGCCTGCTACGCAATTTGGCTGTATTGATTTTAAAGGTAAAAAAATTGCGCTCACCATTTGCGAAGATCTGTGGAACATCAACGATAACCCGTTATATGTTTCTAACCCAATGGATGAACTGATTAAAGAAAAGCCTGATTTAATGATCAACATTGCGGCTTCTCCTTTTTCGTACACTCACGACGACGAACGTATAAAAGTACTATCTGATAATGCAAAAAAATACCACTTACCTGTGTTTTATGTGAACCAGGTTGGTGCCCAAACTGAAATTATTTTTGATGGAGGTTCGCTGGTTTTTGATGCCGATGGAACCATGAAAGCCGAGATGAAGTATTTTGAAGAAGATCTGCAGGTTTTTGATCTCGATGAGGTTGAGCATGTGCGCAATAAATATCCTCAGGCCGAAAGATTAAGCGATATTGAGCAGATTCATGATGCGATAATTTTAGGAATTAAGGATTATTTCCGGAAATCGGGTTTTAGTAAGGCTGTGCTTGGCTTATCAGGCGGGATCGATTCAGCAGTAGTATGTGCTCTGGCTTGCCGGGCGCTAGGTGCCGAAAATGTAATGGCTGTTTTAATGCCTTCCAAATTCTCTTCTGATCATTCGGTACAGGATGCATTAGACCTGGTAAATAACATTGGGTGCATGCACGAAATTATCCCGATTAAGGAAGTTGCAGAAGCTTTTGATCAGATAATGGCATCGGCATTTAATGGCTTGCCATTTAACCTGGCAGAGGAAAATATCCAGGCACGTATCCGTGGGATTATTAATATGGCCATGAGCAATAAGTTTGGCTATATATTACTCAATACCTCTAATAAAAGCGAGTGTGCTGTAGGTTATGGTACTTTGTACGGCGATATGTGTGGTGCAATAGGGGTGATAGGCGATGTATATAAAATGCAGGTTTTTGAGCTGGCCAGATACATCAATAAGGAAAGCGAAATTATTCCGTTGAATACGATAGTTAAGCCACCTTCAGCAGAACTAAGGCCCGATCAAAAAGATTCTGATTCGCTACCTGAATACGAAATCCTGGATAAAATCCTTTATCAGCACATCGAAAAGAAACAGGGGTCGAAAGCCATTGTTGCACAGGGATTTGATGCTGCACTGGTACAACGGATATTAAAAATGGTTAACATTGCCGAATTTAAACGCTACCAAACACCACCGATTTTAAGGGTATCGCCTAAGGCTTTTGGTATGGGCAGAAGGATGCCTATTGTAGGGAAATATATGGCTTAG
- the rsmI gene encoding 16S rRNA (cytidine(1402)-2'-O)-methyltransferase, with translation MDGKLFLVPTPIGNLEDMTFRAIRILKECDLILAEDTRTSAPMLKHFGIDKRVFAHHQHNEHKATSEIIRFLNEGQKIALISDAGTPAISDPGFFLVREAIKNDIAVECLPGATAFVPALVNSGLPADAFCFEGFLPVKKGRQTKFKKLAEEERTIILYESPHRLLKTLEEFAQYLGAERQASVSRELTKMFEETVRGTLTEIKSHFENNTLKGEFVICIAGKTVTKNKNKYDDAED, from the coding sequence ATGGATGGCAAACTATTTCTCGTACCCACGCCAATAGGCAACCTGGAGGACATGACCTTTAGGGCAATCCGGATTCTAAAAGAATGTGATTTAATTTTGGCCGAAGATACCCGCACCAGCGCACCCATGCTCAAGCATTTCGGCATTGACAAAAGGGTTTTCGCGCACCACCAGCATAACGAACATAAGGCCACTTCAGAAATTATCAGGTTTTTAAATGAGGGGCAGAAAATTGCCCTGATCTCGGATGCCGGTACTCCTGCCATTTCCGATCCCGGTTTCTTTCTCGTGCGCGAGGCCATTAAAAACGATATTGCCGTAGAGTGCCTGCCCGGCGCAACTGCTTTTGTTCCAGCTTTGGTTAATTCGGGTCTCCCCGCCGATGCCTTTTGTTTTGAAGGTTTTTTACCCGTTAAAAAAGGTAGGCAAACTAAATTTAAAAAACTGGCCGAAGAAGAGCGCACCATTATACTTTATGAAAGTCCGCACCGTTTATTAAAAACTTTAGAAGAGTTTGCGCAATATTTGGGAGCAGAACGGCAGGCATCAGTAAGCAGAGAGCTGACCAAAATGTTCGAAGAAACTGTAAGAGGCACTTTAACTGAAATAAAATCACACTTTGAAAACAATACTTTAAAAGGAGAATTTGTAATTTGCATAGCGGGTAAAACCGTAACAAAGAACAAGAACAAATATGATGATGCCGAAGATTAG
- a CDS encoding DinB family protein — protein MLKQQYDFVLSSRNTLLTYIGTISEQDFLTENSSFGRGSIRNLLLHICQTYSAWIGERALGIEQEFLPFDNYHTLSDCRSYFNQVDEYIGLFIEKFKGNEQQEIELKRNQESLIVNPLKLFTHVITHEFHHKGQIMSLSRHLGYTPVDADIIR, from the coding sequence ATGCTTAAACAACAATATGATTTCGTTTTATCCTCAAGAAATACCCTATTAACTTACATTGGGACTATATCCGAGCAGGATTTCTTAACCGAAAACAGCTCGTTCGGCAGAGGTTCAATCCGAAATTTACTGTTACATATCTGCCAAACCTATAGTGCATGGATAGGCGAAAGAGCATTAGGCATTGAACAGGAGTTTTTACCTTTCGACAATTATCACACCTTAAGCGATTGTCGAAGCTATTTTAACCAGGTAGATGAATACATCGGCTTATTTATAGAAAAATTTAAAGGAAATGAACAACAGGAAATTGAGCTAAAAAGAAATCAGGAATCTTTAATTGTAAACCCCTTGAAATTATTTACCCATGTTATTACCCATGAGTTTCATCATAAAGGGCAAATTATGTCGCTTAGCAGGCATTTAGGCTATACGCCGGTTGATGCCGATATTATCAGATAA
- the lnt gene encoding apolipoprotein N-acyltransferase, with amino-acid sequence MKSKQTYLLALLSAFLLWLAWPPMPFTTPLLLIGLVPLLIAIDSIANSGIKKTGKQIFLTAGLTFLTWNTAAIYWVYNAISAYNNPIVAIPVSLIPYGLGALLMTFSVWLYYRLGRYVNKTVAYIGLISFYIALEYLQQTWDLAFPWMTLGNGLAGMHQLAQWYDYTGVYGGSLWILTSNILAFEAYKKLKTQSGYLKLRTLGIWALVVIIPIAVSLTKYFNAEQKGTPSNVVVVQPNIDPYQKLESIPTAEQVRILTHLSDSIGQTNTEYFIWPETAIPNRAEEDRIRSNPDFFALQNFLSKYKNGTLITGIESIKVYQTKKTVSAKYDPQNNLYWDNFNTAMQVENSANVQFYHKSKLVPGVEKMPFPKVFSFMDGVFAQLGGTVGGWGWQDKPEVLYAQSGIGVAPVICYESLWGEWVGQSVKDGAQFIAVITNDAWWGNTSGKDQHEMYAKLRAIETHRDVARSANTGISCFINQRGDVTQSTKWWTRTAIKANINLNDEITFYVKSGDIIAKFLSLAAILLALIIPYRKWIRKSGHA; translated from the coding sequence ATGAAATCCAAGCAAACCTACCTCCTGGCCCTCTTAAGTGCATTTTTACTGTGGCTGGCCTGGCCGCCTATGCCATTTACCACACCATTATTGTTAATTGGATTGGTGCCCCTGCTAATTGCAATCGACAGCATTGCAAACAGTGGTATCAAAAAAACCGGCAAGCAGATTTTCCTTACTGCAGGCTTAACGTTCTTAACTTGGAACACAGCAGCTATTTACTGGGTTTACAACGCCATTAGTGCCTACAACAATCCCATCGTAGCTATACCGGTATCGTTAATCCCCTATGGTTTGGGCGCACTTTTAATGACTTTTTCGGTTTGGCTTTATTACCGTTTGGGTAGGTACGTTAATAAAACCGTAGCTTATATTGGCTTAATCTCCTTTTACATTGCATTAGAGTATCTGCAACAAACCTGGGACCTGGCTTTCCCCTGGATGACTTTAGGTAACGGACTGGCAGGCATGCACCAACTGGCACAATGGTACGATTATACCGGGGTTTATGGTGGCTCACTGTGGATTTTAACCAGCAATATTCTTGCTTTCGAAGCTTACAAAAAATTAAAAACACAAAGTGGCTATTTAAAGCTCAGGACTTTAGGTATCTGGGCATTGGTCGTTATTATTCCAATTGCCGTTTCATTAACAAAATACTTTAACGCAGAGCAAAAAGGAACACCCAGCAATGTAGTGGTGGTTCAGCCCAATATCGATCCTTATCAAAAACTGGAGAGTATACCTACTGCCGAGCAGGTCAGAATTTTGACGCATCTTTCCGACTCAATTGGCCAAACCAATACCGAATATTTTATCTGGCCGGAAACGGCTATCCCTAACCGTGCCGAGGAGGATCGGATCAGATCAAATCCTGATTTCTTTGCACTGCAAAACTTCTTAAGTAAATACAAAAACGGAACGCTCATTACCGGGATAGAAAGTATAAAGGTTTACCAGACAAAAAAAACAGTTTCGGCAAAGTACGACCCGCAAAACAACCTGTATTGGGATAATTTTAACACAGCCATGCAGGTAGAGAATTCTGCTAACGTACAGTTTTATCATAAATCGAAGCTGGTGCCTGGTGTAGAAAAAATGCCTTTCCCAAAAGTATTTTCTTTCATGGATGGTGTATTCGCTCAACTTGGTGGAACCGTTGGTGGCTGGGGCTGGCAGGATAAGCCAGAAGTACTTTATGCACAAAGCGGTATTGGTGTTGCACCGGTAATCTGTTATGAAAGTCTTTGGGGCGAATGGGTTGGTCAATCGGTTAAAGATGGTGCCCAGTTTATTGCTGTTATTACCAATGATGCCTGGTGGGGAAATACCTCAGGCAAAGATCAGCATGAAATGTATGCTAAACTTAGGGCTATAGAAACACACCGCGACGTAGCACGCTCGGCCAATACGGGTATTTCGTGCTTCATTAACCAGCGTGGCGATGTAACCCAAAGTACTAAATGGTGGACAAGAACAGCCATAAAAGCAAATATTAACCTGAATGACGAAATAACCTTTTACGTAAAAAGCGGAGATATTATTGCAAAATTCCTGAGCCTTGCTGCTATTCTTTTAGCTTTGATTATTCCATATAGAAAATGGATCAGAAAATCGGGCCATGCTTAA
- the gldB gene encoding gliding motility lipoprotein GldB, producing the protein MMYNVKHRQIYLIFLFAIAFISCKQSNRPDVSNIAVNIKIERFDKELFAGKSKNAVEVNQALSTKYGIFYDDFLHKILDTKFANTESLSTLYHDQAYTDLTKEVDSVFPNLKAQEAGLNETFKYIKYYYPKAKIPKFIAFSSGFAYQMPVGDNYLGIGLDMFLGKDSKFYKAIVQSVPLYLSRRFTPAYIVPRAAETYAHEELFAEPDGNKSLLSKMVFQGKILYFLDQVLPEQLPDSVKIGYTTQQLDWAQHFEGDIWAYFLERNFLFETDYQKIQVFLSEGPFTPGLGENRDSAPKLGVWIGWQMVKKYMKENPDVTLQQLMAEQDAQKILNKSKYKPKQQN; encoded by the coding sequence ATGATGTATAACGTAAAACATAGGCAAATTTATCTAATTTTTCTTTTTGCCATTGCATTTATTTCCTGTAAGCAAAGCAACAGGCCCGATGTTAGCAATATTGCCGTAAATATTAAAATAGAACGATTTGATAAAGAGCTATTTGCAGGAAAAAGCAAAAACGCTGTTGAGGTAAACCAGGCGCTAAGTACAAAGTATGGTATATTTTATGACGATTTTCTGCATAAGATCCTTGATACTAAATTTGCAAATACAGAATCATTGTCTACACTTTACCACGATCAGGCCTATACCGATTTAACCAAAGAAGTAGATAGTGTTTTTCCAAATTTAAAAGCACAGGAAGCTGGTTTAAACGAAACTTTTAAATACATCAAATACTATTACCCTAAAGCCAAAATCCCCAAATTTATTGCTTTTTCCTCGGGCTTTGCTTACCAAATGCCGGTTGGCGATAACTATCTGGGTATTGGCCTTGATATGTTTTTGGGCAAGGATAGCAAATTTTACAAAGCCATTGTTCAAAGTGTTCCCCTATATCTTTCACGCAGGTTTACACCAGCCTATATTGTGCCACGCGCAGCCGAAACCTATGCCCACGAAGAACTTTTTGCAGAACCTGATGGAAATAAATCACTGTTATCAAAAATGGTTTTTCAGGGGAAAATACTTTATTTTCTTGATCAGGTATTGCCCGAACAGCTGCCAGACTCGGTTAAAATTGGCTATACAACACAACAATTAGATTGGGCACAGCATTTTGAAGGCGATATTTGGGCCTACTTTTTAGAACGCAACTTTCTGTTCGAAACTGATTACCAAAAAATACAGGTCTTTTTATCAGAAGGCCCTTTTACACCGGGTTTAGGCGAAAATAGAGATTCGGCACCAAAATTGGGAGTATGGATTGGATGGCAGATGGTAAAAAAATATATGAAAGAAAATCCTGATGTAACCCTACAACAGCTCATGGCCGAACAGGATGCACAGAAAATTTTAAATAAGTCGAAATACAAACCAAAACAACAGAATTAG
- the lspA gene encoding signal peptidase II: protein MQKIKNLRWSVLLLLLTLNFGCDQISKKIVRVKISNYEHISIIKDRFTLTRVENSGAFLSLGDEMPYIFRLIILTGLPLLFLGYGLYFLFAKRNLPISVQIALCFLIGGGIGNLCDRIVHGSVTDFMHIDFYIFQTGVFNFADISIMIGVGILLVQSFRSKITRPEEETISEIE from the coding sequence ATGCAAAAAATAAAAAACCTACGCTGGTCGGTATTGCTCTTATTATTAACCTTAAATTTTGGTTGCGATCAGATATCCAAAAAAATTGTTCGCGTAAAAATCAGCAATTACGAACATATCAGCATCATTAAAGACCGTTTCACCTTAACGCGTGTAGAAAACAGCGGTGCCTTTTTAAGCCTGGGAGATGAGATGCCCTATATTTTCAGACTGATCATTTTAACAGGTCTACCTCTATTATTTTTAGGTTATGGACTGTATTTTCTATTTGCCAAACGCAATCTTCCTATAAGCGTTCAAATTGCACTGTGTTTTTTAATTGGCGGTGGTATTGGTAATTTATGCGATAGGATTGTGCACGGCTCGGTTACCGATTTTATGCACATTGACTTTTACATTTTTCAAACGGGGGTATTCAATTTTGCCGATATTTCCATCATGATCGGTGTGGGCATTTTACTGGTACAATCGTTTAGGAGTAAAATCACTAGGCCTGAAGAAGAAACCATTTCTGAAATTGAATAA